One Aphelocoma coerulescens isolate FSJ_1873_10779 unplaced genomic scaffold, UR_Acoe_1.0 HiC_scaffold_175, whole genome shotgun sequence DNA segment encodes these proteins:
- the RDH5 gene encoding retinol dehydrogenase 5 has protein sequence MWLYVALVALAWALGWLVRDRRTLPTVTDKHVFITGCDSGFGNLLARRLARRGYRVLAACLTPQGAESLRGDSGGGHLRTTLLDVTRSDSIRRAAEWVRQEVGEKGLFGLVNNAGVASPIGPTEWMDIEDFRRIMAVNAFGAIEVTLQLLPLLKRARGRVVNMSSVLGRVSANGGGYCVSKFCVEAFSDSLRRDMRHFGVKVSMVEPGFFKTNVTDLAALEVSLRRCWERLEPETRSSYGEHFLPQYLRVQRLLLSLLCDQDLAKVTDCIEHALRAQHPRSRYSAGWDAKLLWLPASYLPSALVDLALALILPKPAHSVH, from the exons ATGTGGCTCTacgtggcactggtggcactggcctgggctctgggctggctgGTGCGGGACCGCCGGACGCTGCCCACGGTGACCGACAAGCACGTGTTCATCACGGGCTGCGACAGCGGCTTTGGCAACCTGCTGGCCCGGCGGCTGGCCCGGCGTGGCTACCGAGTGCTGGCCGCCTGCCTGACCCCGCAGGGAGCCGAGAGCCTGCGGGGGGACAGCGGCGGGGGGCACCTGAGGACCACCCTGCTCGATGTCACCCGCTCCGACAGCATCCGCCGGGCCGCCGAGTGGGTGCGGCAggaggtgggggagaaag GGCTGTTTGGGCTAGTGAACAACGCGGGCGTGGCCAGCCCCATCGGCCCCACGGAGTGGATGGACATCGAGGACTTCCGCCGCATCATGGCCGTCAACGCCTTCGGGGCCATCGAGGtcaccctgcagctgctgccgctgctgaaACGGGCGCGGGGCCGAGTGGTCAACATGTCCAGTGTCCTGGGGCGCGTCTCGGCCAACGGCGGCGGCTACTGCGTGTCCAAGTTCTGCGTCGAGGCCTTCTCGGACAGCCTCAG GCGGGACATGCGGCACTTTGGGGTCAAGGTGAGCATGGTGGAGCCGGGTTTTTTCAAGACCAACGTGACCGACCTGGCCGCGCTGGAGGTGTCGCTGCGGCGCTGCTGGGAGCGCCTGGAGCCCGAGACCCGCAGCAGCTACGGGGAGCACTTCCTCCCCCAGT ACCTGCGGGTGCAGCGCCTGCTGCTGTCGCTGCTGTGCGACCAGGACCTGGCCAAGGTCACCGACTGCATCGAGCACGCGCTGCGGGCGCAGCACCCGCGCAGCCGCTACAGCGCCGGCTGGGACGccaagctgctctggctgccggCCTCCTACCTGCCCTCGGCCCTCGTGGACCTGGCCCTGGCCCTCATCCTGCCCAAGCCGGCCCACAGCGTCCACtga